DNA from Candidatus Effluviviaceae Genus V sp.:
ACGTATCCCGCGGCGACGAGCCGGTCCACCTCGACCGCGGCCAGACCTCCCTCCGGCCCGACGATGCAGGCGAGCGTCCCCGGGTCGCGTACGCCCTGAAGCGCCTCGCGGAGGTCGACGCCGCCCTCCTCCCAGGCGACAAGTCGTGCGTCCGCCTCATGCCGGACGATGAACTCGTCGAGCGTCACAGGCTCCGTCACGTCGGTCACGAAGACGCCCCGCGACTGCTTCGTGGCGGCGACCGTCACGGCCCGCCAGCGCTCCACGCGGCGGGCGGTCGTCGTCGGATCAAGCCGGGGGACGACACGCTCCGTCAGGAGCGGGACGATCCTGGCTGTTCCCAGCTCGGCCAGCCGCCGCGCGGCCGAGTCGAAATCCCGTCCCTTCAGAAGGGCCTGTCCCACGACGAGTTCGACGCCCTCTGCTCTCGACCGGGTCCGGCGCTCGACGATCTCGAGTTCGACGCGGTCGTCCGCGGAGACGACCCGGGCGGCCGCCTCGGTGCCCTCGCCGTCGATGAGCCGGATCAGCTGACCGGTCCGCGCCCGGGCGGCCCTGGCCGCGTGCCGTCCCTCGTCGCCCTCGAGCGACGCGAACGGTCCGTCGAGACCGCCGGGCGTGACGATGTACGTCGGGAGCATCCAGGCTCCGCGCTCGTCCAGGGCGGACCTGGTCATCGTCCGCCCCGCCCCCGGTCGGGATGGCGCGGACGCCGCGGTCCGGGCACGCCGTCGGTGTGAAGCTCCCCGAGCTTCTTGAGGAGCTTCTTCTCCTCACCCGAGGGACGCTCGGGAACCCAGACGACGATGCGGACGAGCTGGTCCCCCGCGCCGCGGCCCCGCAGGTGGGGTATACCCTTGCCACGCATCCTGAGCGTCGTGCCCGACTGTGTGCCGGCGGGGATCTTCAGGCGGGCCTTGCCGGACAGGGTGGGTACCTCGCGGCTTCCTCCGAGGGCGGCGGTGTCGACGGGAACCGGCAGCTCCACGAGGACGTCGTCGCCGACGCGTTCGAAGAGCTCGTGCTCGAGCTCGTCAATGACGACGACCAGGTTCCCCGGGGGACCGCCACGGGCTCCGGCGTTGCCGGCGCCCGATATCGGGATGTAGTTGCCCGACGTGACGCCCTCGGGTACGTGCACATCGACGGTCTCCGTACCTCTCGTCACGCCGAGCCCGGAGCACGAACCGCATTTCTCGTCGATGACCTGTCCCGTCCCTCCGCACGTCGGACATGCGGAGACGCTCTGAAAGGTGCCGAACATGCCCATGCTCTGCTGACGGGACACACGCCCGGCGCCGTTGCAGTCGGTGCAGGTCCTCGGGCTCGTTCCGGGCTTCGCGCCGCTCCCGCCGCAGGTGTCGCACGTGGTCAGCCGGGACACCTTGATCTTCTTCGTGACGCCCTTCGCGATCTCCTCGAGACGCAGCTTGAGACGGATCCTGATGTCGGAGCCGCGCTCAGGTCCGCGGCGCCGCGGCCGCGCCGCGCCGCCGAAGATACCGTCGAAGACGCCCTCGCCGCCGAAGGCGTTCATGAAGGTCCGCAGA
Protein-coding regions in this window:
- a CDS encoding RsmE family RNA methyltransferase, whose product is MTRSALDERGAWMLPTYIVTPGGLDGPFASLEGDEGRHAARAARARTGQLIRLIDGEGTEAAARVVSADDRVELEIVERRTRSRAEGVELVVGQALLKGRDFDSAARRLAELGTARIVPLLTERVVPRLDPTTTARRVERWRAVTVAATKQSRGVFVTDVTEPVTLDEFIVRHEADARLVAWEEGGVDLREALQGVRDPGTLACIVGPEGGLAAVEVDRLVAAGYVAVGLGDRILRGDWAAAAVATLISHHVGGLLP
- the dnaJ gene encoding molecular chaperone DnaJ produces the protein MPGSPDYYEVLGVDRDADADAIKKAYRELAFKYHPDKNPGDEEAEERFKQATEAYEVLSDSEKRAQYDQFGAAGPGPQFQGFQSAQGFDMDDALRTFMNAFGGEGVFDGIFGGAARPRRRGPERGSDIRIRLKLRLEEIAKGVTKKIKVSRLTTCDTCGGSGAKPGTSPRTCTDCNGAGRVSRQQSMGMFGTFQSVSACPTCGGTGQVIDEKCGSCSGLGVTRGTETVDVHVPEGVTSGNYIPISGAGNAGARGGPPGNLVVVIDELEHELFERVGDDVLVELPVPVDTAALGGSREVPTLSGKARLKIPAGTQSGTTLRMRGKGIPHLRGRGAGDQLVRIVVWVPERPSGEEKKLLKKLGELHTDGVPGPRRPRHPDRGRGGR